The following proteins are encoded in a genomic region of Betaproteobacteria bacterium:
- a CDS encoding heme NO-binding domain-containing protein, protein MHTILENAVERLVTELCGAKAWRELERKAKTEDCALEGKNLPGESTERLVLAAAEWMGLTCEEMLEALGEFMPLYVAETLPRQDGLAAGGLLRALDELDGRRARGPHTLPRMRSVELRVDGNGEQARTIHCESAYEGVASVLVGYLKGLGQRFGTPLEVRHVVRRTPALHKDTFEVVLAAA, encoded by the coding sequence ATGCATACGATCCTCGAGAACGCCGTCGAACGGCTCGTCACCGAGCTTTGCGGCGCCAAGGCCTGGCGCGAGCTGGAACGCAAGGCCAAGACGGAAGACTGCGCGCTCGAGGGAAAGAATCTCCCTGGCGAATCCACCGAGCGCCTCGTGCTCGCAGCCGCCGAGTGGATGGGTCTCACCTGCGAGGAGATGCTCGAGGCGCTGGGCGAATTCATGCCGCTGTACGTGGCGGAAACGCTGCCTCGTCAGGACGGTCTGGCGGCTGGCGGGCTGCTGCGTGCCCTCGACGAACTGGACGGCCGCCGCGCACGGGGACCGCACACCCTGCCGAGGATGCGGTCCGTCGAACTGCGTGTCGACGGTAACGGCGAGCAAGCTCGCACGATCCACTGCGAATCGGCCTATGAAGGCGTCGCCTCGGTGCTCGTGGGTTATCTCAAGGGGCTCGGCCAGCGCTTCGGCACGCCTCTGGAAGTCAGGCACGTCGTCCGGCGCACCCCCGCACTGCACAAGGACACGTTCGAGGTCGTTCTCGCGGCCGCCTGA
- a CDS encoding MerR family transcriptional regulator — translation MLSISAVERDTGLSKDVLRMWERRYKFPTPQRDHHGERIYPPDQVARLRVIKRLMDRGFRPGRIIGMPQDELEALGTTHAEREGRDDDVEAVLQLVRNHQLPEFRQKLNHLLMKQGLQRFVMETVAPLTVAVGESWVRGEFAVFEEHLYTEQVQSVLRNAIAAAQSHARGPRVLLTTFPGEQHTLGLLMVESLLVVEGVASIPLGTETPLTEIVRAVSAHRANVLALSFSSAFPDRQAASGLRDLRAAVPKDVEIWAGGDCIRRIRRSIDGVHFVKSLDQINPLIAAWRSGRHVY, via the coding sequence ATGTTGAGCATCAGCGCCGTCGAGCGCGACACCGGTCTGTCCAAGGACGTGTTGCGGATGTGGGAGCGGCGCTACAAGTTTCCGACCCCCCAGCGCGACCACCACGGAGAGAGGATCTATCCGCCGGATCAGGTGGCCCGGCTGCGAGTGATCAAGCGTCTGATGGACCGCGGGTTCCGTCCGGGCAGGATCATCGGGATGCCGCAGGACGAACTCGAGGCGCTCGGCACGACGCACGCGGAACGGGAGGGGCGGGACGACGATGTCGAGGCGGTGCTGCAGCTCGTGCGCAACCATCAGCTTCCCGAGTTCCGTCAGAAGCTCAATCACCTGCTCATGAAGCAGGGCCTGCAGCGCTTCGTCATGGAGACAGTCGCCCCGCTCACCGTCGCGGTGGGCGAATCATGGGTGCGAGGCGAGTTCGCCGTGTTCGAGGAACATCTCTATACCGAGCAGGTGCAGAGCGTCCTGCGAAATGCCATCGCCGCCGCGCAGTCCCATGCGCGAGGACCGCGGGTGCTCCTCACGACATTTCCCGGAGAACAGCACACGCTGGGACTGCTGATGGTCGAATCGCTGCTGGTCGTGGAAGGTGTCGCAAGCATTCCGCTGGGCACGGAAACCCCCTTGACCGAGATCGTGCGGGCAGTGTCGGCGCATCGGGCAAACGTTCTGGCGCTTTCCTTCAGCTCGGCATTCCCCGACAGGCAGGCGGCATCCGGACTCCGGGATCTGCGGGCCGCGGTGCCGAAGGACGTCGAGATCTGGGCTGGCGGGGACTGCATCCGCCGCATCCGCCGGTCCATCGACGGCGTGCATTTCGTCAAGTCCCTCGATCAGATCAATCCGCTCATCGCCGCCTGGCGGTCCGGAAGACACGTGTACTGA
- a CDS encoding cryptochrome/photolyase family protein yields MTADVRLVLGNQLTLRNPALPVAGAGGATVLMIEAPGESTHVWSHKARIAVFLAAMRHFHRLLAGEGLLVEYVRLDDDDAPEFQVRLENALRRLGARTLTVAEPGDHRVAEHIRAACERLRVLLRVQPDTHFIVSTEEFRAWAGGRATLRMEHFYRYVRRRTGILMNGSEPEGGVWNLDGENRRGFGRQGPGLVPAPPSFVPDALTAEVLDLVSQRFADHPGDLATFGWPVTREQALVALKSFVDDRLAGFGPFQDAMWSRQPHLWHSLLSCALNLELLDPREVIDAALEAYRRHRLPLASVEGFVRQILGWREFVRGVYWLDMPGLARANHYGHDRPLPGWFWTGHTGMNCLREAIGQTLSLGYAHHIQRLMVIGNFALLAGLRPQEVSDWFLAVYVDAVEWVELPNTAGMALYANGGRFTSKPYVASGAYIQRMSDYCGGCRYDPASRSGAQACPVTLLYWAFIDRHESSLSSNPRTTLMARGVARLGSGERRTLRQEAQRVLATMETL; encoded by the coding sequence ATGACCGCTGACGTGCGCCTCGTGCTGGGCAACCAGCTCACGCTGCGCAATCCGGCTCTCCCTGTTGCCGGCGCCGGCGGTGCCACCGTCCTCATGATCGAGGCCCCGGGCGAATCCACGCACGTGTGGAGCCACAAGGCGCGTATCGCGGTCTTCCTGGCGGCCATGCGCCACTTTCACCGCCTGCTCGCCGGAGAAGGCCTGCTTGTCGAATACGTGCGTCTCGACGATGACGACGCACCGGAGTTCCAGGTCCGCCTGGAAAATGCGCTGCGACGGCTGGGGGCCCGGACGCTCACGGTCGCGGAGCCGGGCGATCATCGTGTGGCCGAGCACATCAGGGCAGCATGCGAACGCCTGCGGGTTCTGCTGCGGGTGCAGCCGGATACGCACTTCATCGTGTCGACGGAGGAGTTCCGCGCCTGGGCCGGCGGGCGCGCGACGTTGCGGATGGAACACTTCTACCGGTACGTCCGCCGCCGCACGGGCATCCTCATGAATGGCAGCGAGCCCGAGGGCGGCGTCTGGAACCTGGATGGCGAGAACCGGCGGGGGTTCGGCCGGCAAGGTCCGGGACTCGTTCCTGCGCCACCCAGTTTCGTCCCCGATGCGCTCACGGCGGAGGTGCTGGATCTCGTTTCCCAGCGCTTCGCCGATCATCCGGGAGATCTCGCGACTTTCGGCTGGCCGGTGACCCGCGAGCAGGCGCTCGTGGCATTGAAGTCCTTCGTGGACGATCGCCTCGCAGGTTTCGGCCCCTTCCAGGACGCCATGTGGTCGAGGCAGCCGCATCTGTGGCATTCGCTGCTGTCCTGCGCTCTCAATCTCGAACTGCTGGACCCGCGGGAAGTCATCGATGCTGCGCTCGAGGCCTATCGCCGGCATCGCCTTCCGCTCGCCAGCGTGGAAGGTTTCGTCCGGCAGATCCTTGGCTGGAGAGAATTCGTGCGCGGCGTGTACTGGCTCGACATGCCCGGGCTCGCACGGGCGAATCACTACGGTCACGACAGACCGCTCCCCGGGTGGTTCTGGACCGGACATACCGGCATGAACTGCCTGCGCGAGGCGATCGGTCAGACGCTCTCGCTCGGGTACGCCCACCACATCCAGCGGCTGATGGTCATCGGCAACTTCGCCCTGCTTGCCGGCTTGCGCCCCCAGGAGGTGTCCGATTGGTTCCTGGCCGTGTACGTCGATGCCGTCGAGTGGGTGGAACTGCCGAACACGGCGGGCATGGCGCTGTACGCCAACGGCGGGCGCTTCACGAGCAAACCGTACGTCGCTTCCGGCGCTTACATTCAGCGGATGAGCGACTACTGCGGGGGCTGCCGCTACGATCCGGCCTCGCGCAGCGGCGCGCAGGCGTGCCCGGTCACGCTGCTATACTGGGCCTTCATCGACAGGCACGAGTCGTCGCTGTCGTCGAACCCGCGTACCACCTTGATGGCCAGGGGCGTGGCACGGCTGGGGTCCGGCGAACGCCGCACCTTGCGGCAGGAAGCGCAGCGCGTTCTCGCCACCATGGAAACTTTGTGA
- a CDS encoding ABC transporter ATP-binding protein/permease, translated as MHAALLRRLFDVRAFASLLRELWQLARPYWYSEEKTSARLLLAAIIALTLAMVYLSVQFNSWYNDFYNVLQEKRKDQFLTEMARFMGLAIAYIVVAVYAFYLNQMLQIRWRRWMTANYVNDWLADRVYYRMQLAGNHTDNPDQRIAEDMNLFVSDTLDLVLGLLNAVVTFISFVGILWGLSRALEFTLGGETYELYGYMVWVAVVYAFVGSWFTHKLGRPLVKLNFDQQKFEADFRFGLARFRENTEGVALYRGERDELDGFRARFGEVLGNWWRIMKRQKILNFYTNGYSQLAVVFPFLVGAPRYFSGAIPLGGLMQISNAFGQVQGSLSWFINAYTVFARWRAAVERLTGFHNAIAEARAAAARVELQTVSSQGAALSAEALDVNLPDGRTLVRNGRFEIAPGEHLLLRGPSDSGKSTVFRTLAGIWPFAGGKLQLPRDYEPLFLPQRPYFPLGTLRQALAYPARAERFSDSEIRAVLELTGIAHLAARLEETGQWSQQLSGGEQQRVAFARALLLKPRWLFLDEATSNLDEAAESRMYEVLLERLPATTVVSIAHRPTVARFHTRVLELRPEDAQLAAAG; from the coding sequence CTGCACGCGGCCCTCCTTCGGAGACTCTTCGATGTTCGAGCATTCGCGTCGCTGCTGCGCGAGCTGTGGCAACTCGCCCGTCCCTACTGGTATTCCGAGGAGAAGACCTCGGCGCGCCTGCTTCTCGCGGCCATCATCGCGCTCACGCTCGCGATGGTGTACCTGAGCGTCCAGTTCAACAGCTGGTACAACGACTTCTACAACGTCCTGCAGGAGAAGCGGAAGGACCAGTTCCTGACCGAGATGGCCCGTTTCATGGGGCTCGCCATCGCGTACATCGTGGTGGCGGTCTATGCCTTCTATCTCAATCAGATGCTGCAGATCCGATGGCGGCGCTGGATGACCGCCAACTACGTGAACGACTGGCTTGCGGATCGCGTGTACTACCGCATGCAACTCGCTGGCAACCACACCGACAACCCCGATCAGCGGATCGCCGAAGACATGAATCTCTTCGTGTCCGACACTCTGGATCTCGTGCTGGGACTGCTCAATGCCGTGGTGACGTTCATCTCCTTCGTCGGCATTCTCTGGGGACTGTCCCGGGCGCTGGAGTTCACGCTCGGCGGCGAGACGTACGAGCTGTACGGATACATGGTCTGGGTGGCCGTGGTCTATGCCTTCGTCGGGTCCTGGTTCACTCACAAGCTGGGACGGCCGCTGGTAAAGCTCAACTTCGACCAGCAGAAGTTCGAGGCCGACTTCCGGTTCGGGCTCGCGCGCTTTCGCGAGAACACCGAGGGCGTGGCCCTCTACAGGGGCGAGCGTGACGAACTCGATGGCTTCCGCGCCCGGTTCGGTGAAGTCCTGGGAAACTGGTGGCGCATCATGAAGCGCCAGAAGATCCTGAACTTCTACACCAACGGCTACAGCCAGCTCGCCGTCGTCTTCCCCTTCCTGGTGGGCGCACCTCGGTATTTTTCCGGCGCGATTCCGCTCGGTGGACTCATGCAGATCTCCAACGCGTTCGGCCAGGTGCAGGGATCGCTTTCCTGGTTCATCAATGCGTACACGGTGTTCGCCCGCTGGCGCGCCGCCGTGGAGCGGCTCACCGGCTTCCACAACGCCATCGCCGAAGCTCGCGCGGCCGCGGCGCGGGTCGAACTCCAGACGGTCAGCAGTCAGGGAGCGGCGCTGTCGGCCGAGGCGCTGGACGTGAACCTGCCCGACGGCCGCACGCTGGTGCGCAATGGCCGGTTCGAGATCGCCCCGGGTGAACATCTGCTGCTTCGCGGCCCTTCCGATTCCGGCAAGAGCACGGTGTTCCGCACGCTCGCCGGGATCTGGCCCTTCGCGGGCGGCAAGCTGCAACTGCCGCGCGACTACGAACCGCTGTTCCTCCCGCAACGGCCCTACTTTCCCCTGGGCACGCTGCGGCAGGCCCTGGCGTATCCCGCGCGCGCGGAGCGTTTCTCCGACAGCGAGATCCGCGCGGTCCTCGAACTCACGGGCATCGCCCACCTGGCCGCCCGCCTGGAAGAGACGGGCCAGTGGTCGCAGCAGCTCTCGGGCGGTGAACAGCAACGCGTCGCCTTCGCCCGCGCACTCCTGTTGAAACCGCGCTGGCTGTTCCTGGACGAAGCCACCTCCAATCTGGACGAGGCCGCGGAAAGCCGCATGTACGAAGTGCTGCTCGAGCGTCTGCCGGCCACCACCGTGGTCAGCATCGCCCATCGGCCGACAGTCGCCCGGTTCCATACACGCGTGCTGGAACTTCGGCCCGAAGACGCGCAACTGGCTGCAGCGGGTTGA
- a CDS encoding response regulator, with product MQDPDTLTTREAARRLGVSLRTVQLWTENGALDAWKTPGGHRRVLLAAVDRMLALRQPSASRETGRSLRVLVVEDDPTLLHLYRTQLTTLSVPVDLRIATNGYEGLIRIGEQVPDVLITDLMMPGIDGFGMLRTLRGRPGLESMDVLVVTGLTTGDIALEGGLPGDITVLSKPVPFAAIEQRLALKLAAMEDAR from the coding sequence ATGCAAGACCCCGATACCCTCACCACCCGCGAAGCCGCCCGGCGGCTCGGCGTCTCGCTCCGGACGGTGCAACTCTGGACCGAGAACGGAGCCCTCGATGCCTGGAAGACACCGGGCGGTCATCGCCGCGTGCTGCTGGCCGCGGTGGACCGGATGCTCGCGCTACGGCAACCGTCAGCATCGAGGGAGACGGGACGCAGCCTCCGGGTGCTGGTGGTGGAGGATGACCCGACCCTGCTCCATCTCTACCGCACCCAGCTCACCACACTGTCGGTGCCGGTCGACTTGCGCATCGCGACCAACGGGTACGAGGGACTGATCCGGATCGGCGAACAAGTGCCCGACGTCCTGATCACCGACCTGATGATGCCCGGCATCGACGGATTCGGAATGCTCAGGACCTTGCGAGGCCGGCCGGGACTGGAGTCCATGGACGTGCTGGTGGTGACGGGCCTGACCACCGGCGACATCGCCCTGGAGGGCGGGCTGCCGGGGGACATCACCGTGCTTTCCAAGCCCGTCCCGTTCGCCGCGATCGAGCAGCGCCTTGCCCTGAAACTTGCCGCGATGGAAGACGCCCGATGA
- a CDS encoding glycosyltransferase, whose product MAAPYPPPSAPASAPAPLPEPADGNLTGPQHDRLTWLQTILAAVFVVVGLAYLGWRATTFNPGAPILSGIVYGAEVLGFLASLLMLFITARLSVREPPPSNPDLLVDVIVSARDESVTTVRRTLVAAARMRYPHATWLADQTGRADLAELARELNVLYVSAVQDRATGKRSDAMAGVLKRACGALVAVLAADHTPSRTFLERTLGYFRDPRVGLVSTPLAAYNVDSFEHVQGDRRSVWSEQTLFNRVIQRGRDAWNAATSGGSAVVFRRGALNDIGATPEIARGEDLDTSLRMHRKGWLTVYHAEPLAFCLATTDFVPYVQQRTRLGQQAIAALRRHASALTGGELTWAQKACYLGGALGQLEGWRKLVFYTAPFASLLTGHAPVAAITVPLVVLFVLYYGLNFWVHEESSRGYGRAFETERYRMARLSASLLAVRGLMKSTDWKRVWKSSPGRSSRSQRFRYLIPQSGVLAMNALAIPVGLAQSYSGGTVANAGTLAMSAVWALGNMVLAQTVIGLSRRAASCRRQDYRFPIALPAMLNHRGTRPCAGVVDDVSATGFRYYGVLPRELGPGEFVTGQILLPNGPQPFIAEVHTASGRGADRRPRSIGCSFLWPTPGSGDELLGFLYGSDLQWRLNQFVEKSLTPIQRMARFLGHGPRGRESGQEYWAAATCQTLDGISTMHPGIITVPRNSRRDRTLVAFRRLLAKLPLRLTVTSRTGVRHMNGHAELFDAFHANGSPLYAYRFRPYVDPGQAPVRHPPPGPEPSLGPWTRRGSHLGRGKR is encoded by the coding sequence TTGGCCGCTCCCTACCCGCCCCCATCGGCGCCTGCTTCCGCGCCAGCCCCCCTGCCGGAGCCGGCAGACGGCAACCTCACCGGTCCGCAACACGATCGCCTGACGTGGCTGCAAACCATCCTCGCCGCGGTTTTCGTCGTGGTGGGCCTCGCCTACCTCGGCTGGCGCGCGACGACGTTCAATCCCGGCGCGCCGATCCTGTCGGGAATCGTCTACGGAGCGGAGGTGCTCGGCTTTCTGGCGTCGCTGCTCATGCTGTTCATCACTGCCCGCCTGTCGGTGCGCGAACCGCCGCCGTCGAACCCGGATCTCCTCGTCGACGTGATCGTCAGCGCGCGGGACGAATCGGTGACGACGGTCCGCAGAACGCTCGTCGCAGCGGCGAGGATGCGCTATCCCCACGCCACCTGGCTCGCTGACCAGACCGGCCGCGCGGACTTGGCGGAACTTGCCCGGGAGCTGAACGTCCTGTACGTGAGTGCCGTCCAGGACAGGGCCACTGGAAAGCGTTCCGACGCCATGGCGGGCGTGCTCAAGCGTGCGTGCGGAGCGCTGGTCGCGGTTCTGGCCGCCGACCACACGCCGTCACGCACGTTCCTGGAACGCACGCTCGGATACTTCAGGGATCCGCGGGTGGGACTCGTGAGCACCCCGCTGGCCGCCTACAACGTCGATTCGTTCGAGCATGTCCAGGGCGACCGGCGTTCCGTCTGGAGCGAACAGACTCTGTTCAACAGGGTGATCCAGCGCGGGCGGGACGCCTGGAATGCGGCAACCTCGGGCGGCTCCGCCGTCGTGTTCCGCCGCGGTGCGCTGAACGACATCGGCGCCACGCCGGAGATTGCACGGGGCGAGGACCTCGACACGTCACTGCGCATGCACCGCAAGGGTTGGCTCACGGTCTACCACGCCGAGCCGCTCGCCTTCTGTCTCGCCACGACGGATTTCGTACCCTACGTGCAGCAGCGCACGCGGCTGGGTCAGCAGGCGATTGCCGCCCTGCGCCGGCACGCGTCGGCACTGACGGGCGGAGAGCTCACGTGGGCGCAGAAGGCGTGTTACCTGGGCGGCGCGCTGGGACAGCTGGAGGGATGGCGAAAACTGGTCTTCTACACTGCGCCCTTCGCGAGCCTTCTTACTGGACACGCGCCGGTCGCCGCGATCACCGTCCCTCTCGTGGTTCTGTTCGTCCTCTACTACGGGCTCAACTTCTGGGTGCACGAGGAATCCAGCCGCGGCTACGGGCGCGCCTTCGAGACGGAGCGCTACCGGATGGCACGCCTGTCGGCTTCGCTGCTCGCGGTTCGCGGGCTCATGAAATCGACGGACTGGAAGCGCGTGTGGAAGAGTTCACCCGGACGCTCGTCGCGCTCGCAACGATTCCGTTACCTGATCCCGCAGTCCGGGGTCCTGGCGATGAATGCACTGGCCATTCCGGTCGGTCTGGCGCAGAGCTACTCGGGAGGCACCGTCGCGAACGCCGGCACGCTGGCCATGTCCGCCGTGTGGGCGCTGGGCAACATGGTCCTCGCCCAGACAGTGATCGGTCTCAGCCGCCGCGCCGCATCCTGCCGCCGGCAGGACTACCGGTTTCCCATCGCACTCCCCGCCATGCTGAACCATCGCGGCACGCGCCCGTGCGCGGGGGTCGTCGACGACGTCTCCGCGACCGGCTTCCGCTATTACGGAGTGCTCCCGCGGGAACTGGGCCCGGGTGAATTCGTCACCGGCCAGATCCTGCTGCCCAACGGCCCTCAGCCCTTCATCGCCGAAGTCCACACCGCCTCCGGCAGAGGTGCCGACCGCAGGCCCCGGTCCATCGGCTGTTCGTTTCTGTGGCCTACGCCCGGTTCCGGCGACGAGCTGCTGGGTTTCCTGTACGGGTCCGACCTGCAATGGCGACTCAACCAGTTCGTCGAGAAATCGCTGACGCCGATCCAGCGCATGGCGCGCTTCCTGGGACACGGTCCCCGGGGCAGGGAATCCGGCCAGGAATACTGGGCGGCGGCGACCTGCCAGACGCTGGACGGCATCTCGACCATGCATCCGGGCATCATCACCGTGCCGCGCAATTCGCGACGCGACCGGACGCTGGTGGCGTTCCGCAGGCTGCTCGCGAAGCTGCCCCTGCGGCTCACGGTGACCTCCCGCACGGGCGTGCGCCACATGAACGGCCACGCCGAACTCTTCGACGCGTTCCACGCGAACGGCTCGCCGCTCTACGCGTACCGGTTCCGTCCCTACGTGGATCCGGGGCAGGCACCGGTCAGGCATCCGCCGCCGGGACCCGAGCCGTCACTGGGGCCCTGGACACGCCGTGGCTCTCACCTCGGTCGCGGGAAACGCTGA
- a CDS encoding GTP cyclohydrolase I FolE2, with amino-acid sequence MNAPEKFLLPDIQSMRDTRSVAIDRVGIRGLLHPVTVQKADRTALGTVAEADMYVRLPADAKGTHMSRFVEILQEHASQVDIAGLRAMFASMLSRLDAQEGCIELRFPYFISKRAPVSGVESLLDYRVVLRVEGIRGSDASITLSVTAPVTSLCPCSKEISDYGAHNQRSHITISALCGQALSIEDLVTIAEEEASCEVFGLLKRPDEKWVTERAYDNPKFVEDLVRDIALRLDRDDRVRRYSVSSENFESIHNHSAFASIVRDKSVSP; translated from the coding sequence GTGAACGCCCCCGAGAAATTCCTGCTCCCAGACATCCAGTCCATGCGCGACACGCGGTCCGTGGCCATAGACCGGGTCGGTATCCGCGGACTGCTCCATCCCGTGACGGTCCAGAAAGCCGACAGGACGGCGCTGGGTACGGTGGCGGAAGCCGACATGTATGTCCGCCTGCCGGCCGATGCGAAGGGCACGCACATGTCCCGCTTCGTGGAAATCCTGCAGGAACACGCGAGCCAGGTGGATATCGCAGGGCTCCGTGCGATGTTCGCGTCGATGCTCTCCCGGCTCGATGCTCAGGAAGGATGCATCGAACTTCGATTCCCTTACTTCATCTCGAAACGGGCGCCCGTGTCCGGAGTGGAGAGTCTGCTGGACTACCGGGTGGTTCTGCGCGTGGAGGGCATCCGGGGTTCCGACGCTTCGATCACGCTTTCGGTGACCGCACCTGTAACCAGCCTCTGCCCCTGCTCCAAGGAGATCTCCGACTACGGCGCGCACAACCAGCGTTCGCACATCACGATCAGCGCGCTGTGCGGCCAGGCGCTGTCCATCGAAGATCTCGTGACGATTGCGGAGGAGGAGGCCTCCTGTGAAGTCTTCGGCCTGCTGAAACGCCCCGACGAGAAGTGGGTGACCGAGCGTGCCTACGACAACCCGAAATTCGTGGAGGACCTCGTCCGCGACATCGCGCTGCGGCTGGACCGGGACGATCGGGTGCGGCGCTACAGCGTGTCGTCGGAGAACTTCGAGTCCATCCACAACCACTCCGCTTTCGCGTCGATCGTCAGGGACAAGTCCGTGTCGCCGTAA
- the rfaE2 gene encoding D-glycero-beta-D-manno-heptose 1-phosphate adenylyltransferase, whose product MKHPAPGFEAKICAPETIAGRAGQLPHPVVFTNGVFDILHRGHVTYLAQARALGASLVVGLNSDASVKRLGKGDDRPVNRLEDRMAVIAALESVALVTSFETDTPLDLILQVRPDVLVKGGDWTVDRIVGAAEVIGWGGNVHSIPFEHERSTTALLNRIRLS is encoded by the coding sequence ATGAAGCATCCGGCCCCCGGATTCGAGGCAAAAATCTGCGCTCCCGAGACCATCGCGGGACGTGCCGGGCAACTGCCGCATCCGGTCGTCTTCACCAACGGCGTCTTCGACATCCTGCATCGCGGTCACGTCACGTATCTCGCCCAGGCTCGGGCGCTGGGCGCGAGCCTGGTCGTGGGCCTCAATTCCGATGCGTCGGTCAAACGCCTGGGCAAAGGTGACGACCGGCCCGTCAATCGCCTCGAGGACCGGATGGCCGTCATCGCAGCCCTCGAATCCGTGGCGCTGGTCACCAGTTTCGAGACGGACACGCCCCTGGACCTCATCCTCCAGGTGCGTCCCGACGTGCTGGTGAAAGGCGGCGACTGGACGGTGGACCGCATCGTCGGCGCGGCCGAGGTGATCGGCTGGGGCGGCAACGTCCATTCCATCCCTTTCGAACACGAACGTTCCACGACCGCCCTGCTGAACCGTATCCGGCTTAGCTGA
- a CDS encoding DUF2256 domain-containing protein: MKQPLAVKTCAQCGRPMTWRKRWRNTWMQVRYCSERCRRHAKHDR, translated from the coding sequence GTGAAGCAACCGCTGGCCGTGAAGACGTGCGCGCAGTGCGGCCGCCCCATGACGTGGAGAAAGCGGTGGAGGAACACCTGGATGCAAGTCCGGTATTGCTCGGAACGCTGCCGGAGGCACGCGAAGCATGACCGCTGA
- a CDS encoding SPOR domain-containing protein, whose translation MKRIALVILIVLNAGVAVFGLLGLGEHRRAEGDAEREPVGAEQIRIVRGEPEPVPPPPAAPPPVPEAPNGSPAQPAAAAACLEFGPFSQEELARVQQALVPLRAEGRLTAAPIVAMAGWWVYVPPRKTRELAEREVARLNALGVMETYVVQESSDMRFAISLGIFRTIEAAQRFAERLREKGVTSAVIGARQHQIRMTALYLRDPVDAETQRILEVKSAFPATEVRATACPGPQ comes from the coding sequence GTGAAAAGGATCGCGCTGGTGATCCTGATCGTGCTCAATGCCGGGGTTGCCGTCTTCGGATTGCTCGGTCTGGGAGAGCATCGCCGCGCAGAAGGGGATGCAGAGCGGGAACCGGTCGGCGCCGAGCAGATCCGGATCGTGCGTGGCGAACCCGAGCCGGTGCCTCCGCCCCCGGCCGCACCCCCGCCGGTGCCGGAAGCGCCGAACGGATCCCCGGCGCAGCCGGCCGCCGCGGCTGCCTGTCTCGAGTTCGGACCGTTCTCCCAGGAAGAACTCGCCCGCGTTCAGCAGGCGCTGGTGCCCCTGCGGGCAGAAGGCCGGCTCACGGCAGCGCCGATCGTGGCGATGGCGGGCTGGTGGGTGTACGTCCCGCCGCGCAAGACGCGCGAACTCGCCGAGCGCGAAGTCGCGCGGCTCAATGCCCTGGGCGTGATGGAAACCTACGTGGTGCAGGAATCCTCCGACATGCGGTTCGCGATATCGCTGGGCATCTTCCGCACGATCGAAGCGGCACAACGGTTCGCCGAGAGGCTCAGGGAGAAGGGGGTCACCAGTGCCGTGATCGGCGCGCGCCAGCATCAGATCCGCATGACCGCGCTGTATCTGCGCGATCCGGTCGACGCCGAGACGCAGCGCATCCTGGAGGTGAAGTCAGCGTTTCCCGCGACCGAGGTGAGAGCCACGGCGTGTCCAGGGCCCCAGTGA
- a CDS encoding diiron oxygenase encodes MSSMLYPEIFKSLEQVRWNMATDVPWGEFDASLLTEEQAMTIKMNAITEWAALPATEMFLRDNANDSDFCAFLSVWFFEEQKHSLVLIEYLRRFRPDLVPTEDELHAVRFEFDPAPAPETLMLHFCGEIRLNHWYRCAADWHTEPVIKHIYRLISRDEARHAGAYLQYMRRLVERLGDDARAAFARIGMLMASSARSSKPLHPTNLHVNRQLFPNDTVQSRLPDPKWLERWLDEQIRFGREWEGKVVGMILKNLSLLFDRTFATVADLNRYRKEIVKPLDAPRPA; translated from the coding sequence ATGAGTTCGATGCTCTATCCGGAGATCTTCAAGTCCCTGGAACAGGTCCGCTGGAACATGGCCACCGACGTTCCCTGGGGCGAGTTCGATGCCTCCCTGCTCACCGAGGAGCAGGCCATGACGATCAAGATGAACGCGATCACCGAGTGGGCGGCACTTCCGGCCACGGAGATGTTCCTGCGGGACAATGCGAACGACAGCGACTTCTGCGCGTTCCTGTCCGTCTGGTTCTTCGAGGAGCAGAAGCACTCCCTCGTGCTCATCGAATACCTCCGCCGCTTTCGCCCGGATCTCGTGCCCACCGAGGACGAATTGCATGCGGTACGCTTCGAGTTCGATCCGGCACCGGCGCCCGAGACGCTCATGCTGCATTTCTGCGGAGAGATCCGCCTCAATCACTGGTACCGGTGCGCGGCCGACTGGCACACCGAACCGGTCATCAAGCACATCTACCGCCTCATCTCCCGCGACGAGGCGCGGCATGCCGGCGCATATCTTCAATACATGCGGCGCCTGGTCGAACGCCTGGGCGACGATGCCCGCGCTGCCTTCGCCCGGATCGGCATGCTGATGGCCAGTTCCGCCCGCAGCAGCAAGCCGCTGCACCCGACCAACCTGCACGTGAACCGCCAGCTCTTTCCGAATGACACGGTGCAGTCGCGCCTGCCGGACCCGAAGTGGCTGGAACGCTGGCTCGATGAGCAGATCCGCTTCGGACGCGAATGGGAAGGCAAGGTCGTCGGCATGATCCTCAAGAACCTCTCCCTCCTGTTCGACCGGACTTTCGCCACGGTTGCCGATCTCAATCGCTATCGCAAGGAGATCGTGAAGCCTCTGGACGCCCCACGGCCCGCATGA